The genomic segment TTCCGCCGCGGTCGCCGTTATGGAATCCGCGCCGGACATCGGCCAGGTCGCGTTCAAAGTTATGCACGCGGTTTACCGCGACAGGATAGACACCGCGGGACATCTTTTCCGGCCCGACCGCACCGCCGCGCACCGCGGCTCGGGCGAAGCCGACGGCGGCCGGTTCGCCGAGGCTGTGGATTTGTTCGGCGCGAGCGCGTGCGCCTGCCTGTACCGGCGCGCGATGCTGGACGAGATCTCTTTCAAAGGCGAGGTGTTCGATCACGACTTCGGCAGCTACTACGAGGACGTGGATCTGGACTGGCGCGCCCGAATCGCGGGATGGCGCTGCAGGTTCGCGCCGGACGCGGTCGCCTACCATCACGGGCACGGCAGCGGCGCGAGGACGGGCCGCGCGGTGCGCATCGAGGCCGAAAAGAACCGCTACCTGATGATGCTCAAGTGCGACACCGCGCCGGAGCGGGCGCGGCATATCTTTCAAATAGCCGCGTACGAGTGCTGGCACGCTCTCTCCGTTTTGCGCAGGCCGTATCTGCTTTTGGCGATACCGAAATATTTCGCCGCAAGGCGCGGCGCGCTGGTCAGGCGCGGGCATGTCGAATCGACGCGCAAGGCCGCGCTTGCAGGCGGAAAGCAGCAGCAAGTCATCTTTACGCCGCGGTTCGGGTTGCGCCCGCGCGAACTTACGAAACCTCCGCCGTCGCCCGAAGACTTTTATCTGGCTCTTACACTTCCTCCGTTGCGCACGCCCCCCCCGCTGTTTTCGCAATTTCTGGACGCGGGCGTCCGCACGGAGAGATACCTCGCGTCTCCTTGGAGCGGCAGGCGCCCGCCGCGCGTGTCCGTCCTCGTATTGAATTACAACGGGCTCGAGATGACGCGCGAGTGCCTGCGCGGCCTCGCCGAGCAGACTTATCCCGACTTCGAAGTCGTCCTTCTGGACAACGGCAGCGTGGACGACGAGTTGTCCGCGCTTGAAAAGGAATTCCCGCGCGTACGCGGCATCCGGCTGGCGGAAAACGCGGGATTCGCCGGGGGGATAAACCGGGCGTTCGACGCGGCGCAAGGCGAACTGGTCGCGATGATCAACAACGACGCGGTGCCGGAGCCGGGCTGGCTTTCGGCGCTCGTCGCGCGGATGGAAGAAACCGGCGCCGCCGCCGTCTCCGGGCTTATGGAGGAGGAGTACCGCGCCCCCTCCCCCAACCACGCGCTTAACCTGCTTGGGCGCATCGTGCCCGGCGCGTTCGGAAGCGAGGCACGGAGCTTTTATCCGAGCGGCGGGAACTGTCTGCTCGACAAAGAGGCGGTCGAGGCCGTGCGCGAGTCGCTTCCCTGGCGGCTCGGCGCGGGCGGCGGCTCGGTGCTTTCGGATTTTTACCTGCTTTACAGCGAAGACGTGTCGCTGGGATGGCGGCTTCGGATGGCGGGGCGCGCGGTCGAGCGCGCTGTGGACGCGCGCGCCGCGCACCGCGTCAGCGCAACCGTCCTCACACTCCCGAAGGGACTGGTCACATACCTGCGCCACCGCAACCGCGTTTTGAACCTAT from the bacterium genome contains:
- a CDS encoding glycosyltransferase; this translates as MSGRPLVSVVLVNWNTERFLAACLDSIAEQDYSPLEVILVNNGSPGFVAADWRSRRIDKLIENAENEGFAAANNRGIAASHGEYVTLLNCDAYLAPGAISAAVAVMESAPDIGQVAFKVMHAVYRDRIDTAGHLFRPDRTAAHRGSGEADGGRFAEAVDLFGASACACLYRRAMLDEISFKGEVFDHDFGSYYEDVDLDWRARIAGWRCRFAPDAVAYHHGHGSGARTGRAVRIEAEKNRYLMMLKCDTAPERARHIFQIAAYECWHALSVLRRPYLLLAIPKYFAARRGALVRRGHVESTRKAALAGGKQQQVIFTPRFGLRPRELTKPPPSPEDFYLALTLPPLRTPPPLFSQFLDAGVRTERYLASPWSGRRPPRVSVLVLNYNGLEMTRECLRGLAEQTYPDFEVVLLDNGSVDDELSALEKEFPRVRGIRLAENAGFAGGINRAFDAAQGELVAMINNDAVPEPGWLSALVARMEETGAAAVSGLMEEEYRAPSPNHALNLLGRIVPGAFGSEARSFYPSGGNCLLDKEAVEAVRESLPWRLGAGGGSVLSDFYLLYSEDVSLGWRLRMAGRAVERAVDARAAHRVSATVLTLPKGLVTYLRHRNRVLNLLLFPERATVVKMLPLLALDWLLLHLAGLVYWQLGEPMLAVDWFFLTNIRAVARQRRIFQRARKTTDREILPWLSSGLLRREYGPAASLANALGRAYARLMRLPLWECRAPIDKRVI